In one window of Schistosoma haematobium chromosome 5, whole genome shotgun sequence DNA:
- a CDS encoding hypothetical protein (EggNog:ENOG410V9VE~COG:U), with the protein MAGCPAQVLQIEPKCELVFEGPFVDVVTSYIKLTNPLDRAVGFKIKTTVPKCYCVKPSNGYIEPHQTVEVAVMLQPFSYNAAEKFNHKFMIQSIIAPDDPRPAMEQLWKDAPLSKLMDSRLFCLLRLPDELHVEPSRDLVFEGYFLCFYVLTQLGPFVRPVTSIVKLTNPSSQFVCFKISASSPDHFFATPSTGVMYPHENLEVSVVFHPDDFDFTAKNRERMLIQSAVSAEEADPKKDQTALIKEGKVTDYYLKCVFKNTGIVERIEASKQQTASSKPVHDTGATQTDIEKLMAEISALRQENAALKLVTSKLYPN; encoded by the exons ATGGCAGGTTGCCCTGCACAAGTGCTGCAGATTGAGCCGAAGTGTGAACTGGTATTTGAAG GTCCTTTCGTCGATGTAGTAACTTCTTATATCAAATTGACAAATCCTTTGGACCGAGCCGTTGGGTTTAAGATCAAGACAACAGTGCCGAAATGTTATTGTGTAAAACCAAGCAACGGATATATAGAACCTCATCAAACTGTAGAAGTTGCAG taATGCTCCAGCCGTTCAGTTACAATGCCGCAGAAAAATTTAATCATAAGTTCATGATTCAGTCTATCATTGCTCCTGATGATCCTCGTCCTGCCATGGAGCAGTTG TGGAAGGATGCACCTCTTAGCAAGCTCATGGATTCACGGCTCTTTTGTCTTTTGCGTTTGCCTGATGAGCTTCATGTTGAACCTAGCCGGGATTTAGTCTTCGAAGgttattttctttgtttttatgtaTTAACTCAGCTAGGTCCTTTTGTGAGACCTGTTACATCTATTGTGAAACTGACCAACCCTTCTTCACAGTTCGTTTGCTTCAAGATTAGCGCATCGTCCCCAGATCACTTTTTTGCCACCCCCAGTACAGGTGTTATGTATCCCCATGAAAATTTGGAGGTCTCAG TTGTGTTTCATCCCGATGATTTCGACTTTACAGCAAAAAATCGTGAGAGAATGTTAATTCAATCTGCCGTTTCTGCGGAAGAAGCAGATCCCAAAAAAGATCAAACA GCTTTGATTAAAGAAGGAAAGGTGACGGATTATTATCTAAAATGTGTGTTCAAAAACACAGGCATT GTGGAAAGGATAGAAGCTAGCAAACAACAAACTGCGTCTTCT AAACCTGTACATGATACTGGTGCGACCCAGACGGATATCGAAAAGTTAATGGCTGAAATATCTGCTCTTCGCCAAGAAAATGCTGCACTGAAG CTTGTCACTTCCAAATTATATCCAAACTAA
- a CDS encoding hypothetical protein (EggNog:ENOG410V9VE~COG:U): MAGCPAQVLQIEPKCELVFEGPFVDVVTSYIKLTNPLDRAVGFKIKTTVPKCYCVKPSNGYIEPHQTVEVAVMLQPFSYNAAEKFNHKFMIQSIIAPDDPRPAMEQLWKDAPLSKLMDSRLFCLLRLPDELHVEPSRDLVFEGPFVRPVTSIVKLTNPSSQFVCFKISASSPDHFFATPSTGVMYPHENLEVSVVFHPDDFDFTAKNRERMLIQSAVSAEEADPKKDQTALIKEGKVTDYYLKCVFKNTGIVERIEASKQQTASSKPVHDTGATQTDIEKLMAEISALRQENAALKESDLHLRRTAAISDTCRMPTESGAGSMPTSGSRHHNQARADTFSNIPPILYLITALIIGLFVGRFVL; encoded by the exons ATGGCAGGTTGCCCTGCACAAGTGCTGCAGATTGAGCCGAAGTGTGAACTGGTATTTGAAG GTCCTTTCGTCGATGTAGTAACTTCTTATATCAAATTGACAAATCCTTTGGACCGAGCCGTTGGGTTTAAGATCAAGACAACAGTGCCGAAATGTTATTGTGTAAAACCAAGCAACGGATATATAGAACCTCATCAAACTGTAGAAGTTGCAG taATGCTCCAGCCGTTCAGTTACAATGCCGCAGAAAAATTTAATCATAAGTTCATGATTCAGTCTATCATTGCTCCTGATGATCCTCGTCCTGCCATGGAGCAGTTG TGGAAGGATGCACCTCTTAGCAAGCTCATGGATTCACGGCTCTTTTGTCTTTTGCGTTTGCCTGATGAGCTTCATGTTGAACCTAGCCGGGATTTAGTCTTCGAAG GTCCTTTTGTGAGACCTGTTACATCTATTGTGAAACTGACCAACCCTTCTTCACAGTTCGTTTGCTTCAAGATTAGCGCATCGTCCCCAGATCACTTTTTTGCCACCCCCAGTACAGGTGTTATGTATCCCCATGAAAATTTGGAGGTCTCAG TTGTGTTTCATCCCGATGATTTCGACTTTACAGCAAAAAATCGTGAGAGAATGTTAATTCAATCTGCCGTTTCTGCGGAAGAAGCAGATCCCAAAAAAGATCAAACA GCTTTGATTAAAGAAGGAAAGGTGACGGATTATTATCTAAAATGTGTGTTCAAAAACACAGGCATT GTGGAAAGGATAGAAGCTAGCAAACAACAAACTGCGTCTTCT AAACCTGTACATGATACTGGTGCGACCCAGACGGATATCGAAAAGTTAATGGCTGAAATATCTGCTCTTCGCCAAGAAAATGCTGCACTGAAG GAATCGGATCTCCATTTACGACGTACAGCAGCTATCTCAGATACATGTCGAATGCCTACCGAATCCGGTGCTGGATCAATGCCTACCAGTGGAAGCCGTCATCATAATCAAGCCAGAGCTGATACTTTTAGTAACATCCCACcgattttatatttaatcaCAGCTTTAATCATTGGTCTCTTTGTGGGTCGCTTTGTTCTGTAA
- a CDS encoding hypothetical protein (EggNog:ENOG410V9VE~COG:U) — MDSRLFCLLRLPDELHVEPSRDLVFEGYFLCFYVLTQLGPFVRPVTSIVKLTNPSSQFVCFKISASSPDHFFATPSTGVMYPHENLEVSVVFHPDDFDFTAKNRERMLIQSAVSAEEADPKKDQTALIKEGKVTDYYLKCVFKNTGIVERIEASKQQTASSKPVHDTGATQTDIEKLMAEISALRQENAALKESDLHLRRTAAISDTCRMPTESGAGSMPTSGSRHHNQARADTFSNIPPILYLITALIIGLFVGRFVL; from the exons ATGGATTCACGGCTCTTTTGTCTTTTGCGTTTGCCTGATGAGCTTCATGTTGAACCTAGCCGGGATTTAGTCTTCGAAGgttattttctttgtttttatgtaTTAACTCAGCTAGGTCCTTTTGTGAGACCTGTTACATCTATTGTGAAACTGACCAACCCTTCTTCACAGTTCGTTTGCTTCAAGATTAGCGCATCGTCCCCAGATCACTTTTTTGCCACCCCCAGTACAGGTGTTATGTATCCCCATGAAAATTTGGAGGTCTCAG TTGTGTTTCATCCCGATGATTTCGACTTTACAGCAAAAAATCGTGAGAGAATGTTAATTCAATCTGCCGTTTCTGCGGAAGAAGCAGATCCCAAAAAAGATCAAACA GCTTTGATTAAAGAAGGAAAGGTGACGGATTATTATCTAAAATGTGTGTTCAAAAACACAGGCATT GTGGAAAGGATAGAAGCTAGCAAACAACAAACTGCGTCTTCT AAACCTGTACATGATACTGGTGCGACCCAGACGGATATCGAAAAGTTAATGGCTGAAATATCTGCTCTTCGCCAAGAAAATGCTGCACTGAAG GAATCGGATCTCCATTTACGACGTACAGCAGCTATCTCAGATACATGTCGAATGCCTACCGAATCCGGTGCTGGATCAATGCCTACCAGTGGAAGCCGTCATCATAATCAAGCCAGAGCTGATACTTTTAGTAACATCCCACcgattttatatttaatcaCAGCTTTAATCATTGGTCTCTTTGTGGGTCGCTTTGTTCTGTAA